The sequence below is a genomic window from Lolium perenne isolate Kyuss_39 chromosome 4, Kyuss_2.0, whole genome shotgun sequence.
actggtctcagcaTGAGATTctatgtagaattaatgtgacaaaaataataaggcagggacttttgcaacttcaaacattatttaaaattcaaccaaaaatgctattgagttgatttcaactctcatagatcacatttcacagactctaattgattatgtaaaaatatggcatggttactttgtgtgatcatggcctagttgaaataaaggactatatggctatttctagtcaagtgatattgtccaaaactatataataaatcatatgaggtgTTTTGCCCTCATTTAAATCTGGTCCCAAGTAACTTCATATGAGGTTGTGACCTTGGTCTACTTACtctcacattgaattacttggagatgttAAATCATAAGTGTTAtggttaaatggtatgaggtattctacctcatttaaatcatttcccaAATAAGGATTGTGAATGGTTGACCTTAgtcaacatgggttcatacatTACTCATttaaggagattaaatcttaacaagattcaatgagaggaaattattccctccaagaactaaatagaaactctaatctatattgtaatgagaggaaattatttttcttaaagaaagAAAACCAATTCAACTAATATGTTAGGTGTGTAATGAtgctagaatagtttgtgtggatccattgtgtgcttagtctatctcttgaaccttgtttggtgattgttacctcgtatccgtttttagacgctagtactgaggagtaccaggaggaggaggtctacttccaggaagaggaagaccactttaatcagtacaccaaccaaggcaagctaatattcttgcaagtacaAAGCTCTATTGAGCAAGGCAACTCTACTTCTATTTTATGTGCaaggatcccatcccaagtttttactttacaagcttttgcTTTGTTTATCAaagattacttttatagttaactttggtctaagtatagaatgCTACAAGAGTACTAAAGTTAGCCTCAAAGCTTgacaagctagatagcacccctcatgattagatgctagtgctaacaaataaaagttactactctagatgggaacttgtgattttgaagtgaatttgaaaccttggaatgatgattcattctagggagagatctttgaaggtgaatatgacttgaatgatatggtgaAGTTTTGGCAAAAActgatgttggtttggatgcgatacctttccaattatttagtacccccacaatacctgattatgggtagggcttaactggaagtttatgcatcttagtatgggttccctctgaacaagcatcataggggttatgccgaggctgcctccgtcgaaagtgaaatgatgtgaaatgaggtgaattgtccggtccaagccctgtgcagttcccaggctaacggtttgtcttcactgggaggccaagctcatggggagaggtgcctatactagggtatgtaagtgaaaggttatggttgatgatccgcgtactgagttacgatgattcagggttatccctgacgtatgtaatcaaatgttgtggcacaagtgtgcaacctctgcagagtgtaaatctattcgaatagccgtgtccacggttacggacggttggaaaggtcaTACTGTTTCTGGTGTCAGATGTTTTCTTGAAAAGAAAGGATTGATgaattgaatggtgacttgattggaatcacaactgagttgtgggaatgacactaatgtttctacttgagttagttagcacatgaagagtcttttatcaaatacttgtgaactaaaactagctttacgcaaaatgaactagagcttagtacccccttactaaaattaatagtacttacactagtattagtttatgagtacttaaagtactcacggctgtgtccctggctattcaaatgaccagactatgaagaggagcagcactaccaaggtgacgaccagcaggacgcctacgacaactaggagttcttctaacgtcaagtgttggcctgtggattagatagtccacttctattacgcttccgctatgtactgtgttcgttgatcattagatcaactatttgtgtaatattggatcatgtgatctgaagttgtaagacaagtatgggttgtaataaatgatgacttatgatatcgactgttatgtctcgcaacaacaatcttcctgggattgcgatgtatggcataataggtatctggaattaaaaatccgggtgttgacaacgtggcagcccctttggacccggtggaCATTTGAACCGGGACTTTAGTCCCACATGGTTGGTCCCGGTTCGGAAACCGGGACTGAAGGTCCAAATGGACCAGGACTGAAGCCCCATTTTTCACTAGTGGTTATTTTCCCGAGAAAAAAAATGATGTCGATCACCAGCCCGAACGTAAAGTCGTACCACTCACCTAAGTCGAGCCAGGCCGAAATTTTGGTCATGAATGATGAGTTCATAATGTGGGACTTGGCATGTAGTACCTAGCGATCTTTTGTACTCTTTCCCTATCCTCCATGTAATGTGCACCCTGACATGCATGTAGTAGACCAACTTGTTGTACTCGCCATATCCTGCATATAATGTGCAACCTGGCAAGGAGTAGCTACTCGCAATCTCCGATGCGTATCCTCCGCATAATGTGCAACCATGCATGGAGTATATGACGAGATGGCGTGGTGTTGAGTAAAGTGAGAGTCCAGTCAGGGGCGGAACTACACCCCGGGCAACCAGGGCCGTGGCCCGGGGCGCAGCAAACATGTCGGCCTGCTATTTATAAGAATTTCTGACTTGGCCCAGGTTGCAACACAGTACTCAGTTGGCCCATCCTCTCATTTGGAAACGAAATAAGTGAGCAAACACAACGCCCGAACCAGGCTCCCATCGCTAGCTGCGACAGGAGGCGCGCCGCCACATGCCCACGACACTCCGCCTCGCCGGCAAGCCGGCTTTCCTCCCCAGCCCGCACCTTGGAGATGTTCCCTGGACGAGTTCCCGCCATCCCTAGCCTAGCTGGTGGCCTTTAGTGCTGCCAAGTGCTGCTGCTGGCCGGCGCGGGCCGAGTGCTGCTGTGTTGCAGCCCCACCACTCCTAGTCCACGGCTCAAGGCTCCACTGCTAGGTAAAATGTTTTTGTCTGTACAGCAAAGGAACATGTTCATTCATTTAACAACTTCCCTAATCGATTATATGATGTACTAGAATATGGTATGAAGAGGTTTTACCTCAGCACCCCACCAATGAGTGAATTAATTCCCAAACCGAAGAAAGTAGGCAAACTAGATGTAGTCTGTTGGATTGTTGACAATTGAGTTGAAATCCTCTAAAGAAACAAATGAGTAGAATTTATGTGTTCATCTTCACAATCGTACCCAAATTTCATGTGATATTCCATGAGATATTTTGATAGCTTTTGcgcttagtttttttttttttttttggcccgGGCCTTGTTCCaatcctggctccgccactgagTCCAGTTGTGTGTTAGACATTGTTGTACTGAACCTAGCTTGCGCCTTACCAATAAGAGAAGGAGGAGAGATGAGCCAGGGTGGCGGCGGCAGTGGAGACGGAGCACTGTTGCCGGAGCCGCAGCCGCAGCAGGCGGTCCGCGCTAGGACGGAGCATATGGCGGCGGAGATGTTGGACTGCCATGCTTGCCACCTTCCCCTCAAACCCCCCATCTTCAAGGTGAGATCAACCAACCAACGCCCCAATCTTTCTTTCCTTGCAGAATAGTCATGTATAATTCCAAGTCTTGATCTTGCTTCGACATCTGCTTGGCTTGATCGATCCCTTTATCTTTGGGTCGCATGCTGCAGTGTGACGTGAATCATCTGATGTGCTCGTTCTGCCGCGGCGCCCACGGCGAGTCCTGCGGCCGCACCGTCGCCCACTCCACGCTCGCCGACgacttcgccgccgccgtcttcgTGCCGTGCGACTACGAGAAGCACGGCTGCAAGGTCGGCGGGGTCGTCTACCACGAGGCCGCCTACCACCGCCGCGCGTGCCAGCACGCGCCCTGCGGCTGCCCGGAGCGCTGCGGCTTCTCTGGCTCCCTGCAGAACCTCCTCAAGCACGTCTCCGAGCACTCGCGCGCCATCTTCGTCATCCACTACGGCCAGCCCGGGGCCATCAGCCTGCCCCTTTCCTGGCGCTGGCAGGTCCTCGTTGGCGAGGATGACAACGACGCTGATCGGCGCCGGAGCGTGTTCCTGCTTTCCGCGAGCGAGCGCGGcgcggaggaggtggaggtgtcGCTGGTTTGCATCCGGGCGGACGGCGGCGTGCCCCCGCAGTTCTCATGCAAAATCGCCGTGGAGCACTCGGACGACGGCACGAGGCAGACCCTGGAGTCGCCGGTGATGAAGAGCAGCTCACTGTCCAGCATTGCACCGGCGCCGGGGGAGATGAAGTGCTTGAGGGTGAAGAAAGATTACCTGACCGGCGACAACGTCCCCGTCACCGTCTACATCGACAGGCTCGCACATCCTCCTCCTTTTAGTCCCAAGTCTCCAGCTTTTAGCCCACAACCCTCCTCCATTTAGCCCTACAGATCCATTTAGTCCTAAGTCGCCCCCTTTTAGTCCTACCAATCCATTTAGTCCTAAGCTGAGTCCTAAGCGTCCTTTTAGTCCGATGTCTCCTGCGGCTGAAGGAAAAGGGTACAAGAAAAGCAGAAAATGAACTAGCTAGTAAGCGAAGGAAACCAGCTAAGTAATAGTAATACCTCCTATCCTTAGTTAAACAAAggtgtgtttgtgtgtgtgtccTCACCTTCACTGTGCTGCTCCATCTTCATTTAGTCTGAATTATGTCTTGTGTTCCATATCATGGATCTCTCAGATGTGTAAACCGTATGACAATTTCGGTGTTGTTCCGTCTCCAGATGTGTTGAGCTATGACTTACATGTTGttctttttttgttgttgtatatGTTGTGTGAGAGTACAATCTGAATTcagtttaaaaataaaataatttgTAACATGACCCGGTTCAGCAGAAGGCTGTGGGTCGTTGGTTACTTTTTCTCCCGCAGAAAAAAAACACCATATTCTCCCGCCTTGCATAGTTGATATATCACTTTGTTCCATAATATAAGCTGTTTTGGCAAACTAGCGCTTCTGAAGTTTGCTATTCAAATACCTGTAATGGCTTTAAGAATCATGGTTGGAGGACCATCCATATGCCCCGGAGTACTGAAGTTTCCATGTTGTAAGGGACTTCTTCCACCTACGATGCATACTGTCAATGCAATCAAGCATGCCTGGGAACCCTCTTGCCTTGTTCATAGCCATCAGCATTATAGTGTCGTCAACGGTAGGACAGGCTTGGAGGAGATTGTGCGCACACGGACAGGGATAAGAATGGTGTGGATGTAGAACGAGTCATGTGTGATGTCCGGAGAAGAAACAAGGAGGCGACTGATTAAGATGGACCATTGTTCATTAGCCATGAAGCGTGTGTTACTCAAGTAATAGTAACCACACTACCAATGAACTGCCATCCAAGATTCTTTATCTGCCACTCGTTAGCATGTGCGGAGATTGGATTGACCGAATGGTAGTTATACATTCAGAAGAGAAAGAGTATCTTTTTTTTAGCTGAAAACAGTATCATATTCATGAAGAGGCATGATGATTTGACGAGCTGCTTCTTTTTATTGCTGGATATTTCTAAATAGATACCTCGCGGAGTTGAGCAAGAGAGACCATGTTATCATGTCGCTTGTACACACGTGTGTATGTCTTTTCAAGCCAATTAATTTAATTAAATGTAAAAGAATCAAAACTGAAGAGCACCTCAAGATAAGCTATATTTTTGTGTCAATGAAATACAAACATATAATTTGAAAAGCAGATGAGGATGGGGAGAAGAGAACTTTTCAAAGATAATaataataacaacaacaacaacaacaacaacaataataataataataataataataataataataataataataataataataagctCTTATTCTGACCAAAATATAGTTTGGTAAATAAATTAGCTTACAACCTTGAATAATAGAAACGGATATATCTGTGAATATGGGATCTAACTACAAAATATGACATCTGCCGAAAACGTATGATACAACTCAACTTCCTGAATGCTAAAGAATAAAAGCTAGCCTACCAAGAGAAATAACTTGATAATAAGTCGGATGGAATTTCTTAATGTCtcacgtttcaaaaaaaaaattcgctTGATATGAACAAATAGATGGGATTCATAAGTTTCTAGGAAAAATATAACTAACAATTGCAATCTAATCATATTTTCCTTGAAAAGATAGTAGATACATGAAACTAACGCATTTTACAATTAGAACACATACTCTGCTCAGTCGATATATTCATGTACAGACCACTCACAGCACACAAGATCACATCATTTTGATCTATTTTCCACGAGTTCTTCACTGAACGCCCAGAGTTTCTTGGCCAGCTCTGCATCTCTTGCGACGGGTGTTGGTGTTGCCTCGTTGCAACCAGCGAAGTATTTGCCGGATACACCCTTGGCATCAGGATGCAATGCCAGATAAACAGTAGTCGCAGCTCCCTGCATATCAATATCTTCTTACCATTTCGTTTTCGTGATACAGATCCTCTTGTGACGGATTGAGTGATTGAAACAGATTCTAGTGTAATATCAAGAGCAATACAGTTGAACAGCGCGAACGATTAGATTACCTGGGGCACATCCTTCAGGAAAGTCTTGGCCAGAGAGAAAATCGAGGTCAGCACACCTGCAGAACATTCGGTTTAAGGTTTGGTGTTACTGCTTAACTGAGCACTAAAGAACAGTTCTGTCCCAGAATCGATGCATTAAGTTCCTTGAAATATTACTGTTTGTCACTATGTAGCGAGCGATGTTAGTTCCGATGACTCCAGGGTGCAGAGAATTTGCAGTCAGATCACATCCTTGTTCCTGGGTTTCCACCAAACTACCATTAGTCAATTAGACCTTTAGAGCCTAAAATGATGTGTTACCTTATTGTGCAATATCTTATTTCAACAGCAGCATTTTGTTGCAGCATTGCTTAGACTACTTGAATGTATTGTGATGTTTCAGCTGACGTTTGCTCTAGGCTTAACTCATGATAAAATACCAGGGACGTAACATTTAAGGGATTGCAGACCTGAAAACGCCTGGACAGCTCATTCGCATGGAGAATATTGGCTAATTTGGAGTGCGAGTATGCACTGAATGCATTATACCTGTAATTTTTTTGATAGTTAGAAGGATTTCAGCTAGGTTTTATGCCGAGTTCATGCAACCAAAATCAGTAAATACATGACTCACTTGGACTTGTCTTTCAGCTTGTTCAGATCAAAGCCTGAGCCATTGCTTCTTCTATGAGCTGTTGAAGATACGTTCACGATCCTGCCCTGTACACCGGTCTCCTTGGCAGTCGATTTCATCTTGTCAAGTAGAAGATTTGTCAGCAAGAAATGGCCTGCTCGTAAGGTGAAAATTAAACAGGTGTTTATATAAGCCTGAATTACTGAACATCTCATCTAAACTCAGCATCAGCAACAGCATATCCCACAATGTTTGCATGATTTAGGATATATGGGTAAGAGCACTTAAACAAAAGACATCAAACCACAAAGACCTTTGCATTAGTGAGTAGAAAAATGACAGTCTTGTTTATGCCATAAATGTAAAGACACATACGTACCAAGATGATTGGTGGCAAATTGCAGCTCAATCCCATCTTTGGATAGCTGGAAAGGGCAGGCCATTATACCTGCATTGTTTCTTCAGAAGACAAGCACAAACAACACTTCAGTCAGTGTGTTCACCACAACTTGTGCTTTTTTCGAGTATTTGCAGTGTGTCAGATGATGCCAGATTTACATACATGAGGACATTAAGATGCTTGTGAGATGAGTTGAAGGAGCGCGCGAAGCTACGAACAGAATCAAGGGAGCTCAGATCCATCTCCATGACGTGGAGCTTCGAGCTCGGGACCTCCTCAGCAAGGCTCTCTTTCACCTTCATTCCACTTTCCAGCGTCCTTGCTGGTATGATCACATTTGCTCCCCTCAATGCGAGAACTCTGGCAGTCTCCTTCCCTATGCCATTTGTTGCTCCTGCATGTCAACAAGTAAAATCAACTGTTATGCCTCCTAGGTTCTGAACAGATTATACTACAGGTTGGCTTGTGAACCATGATAGCTCAATTATTTTATTCAGGAAGCTCTGCTCCAAAATGGAACAATTATGAAAACAGTACTGCTTTGCTCAGTTCATTGCATTAATAGAACCTGCTACTACATCCTCTTGGAAGATTGAACAATACAGTATGACATAGAAATATCTTATTGCAGTAATGGAACCTAGACTTGATACAGGTTTACGGTAAAACAACAAAATAGTAGTAATAATGCATCTTCTTAGAAGATTGAACAATAGTATTACAGTACATATTTCTTCTAATCTGccaatgtaaaactttattttagCTAGCAAAAGATCCACTTGATTGGGTTCACAAGTTATGACCGCTGACTAATGATAGATAGTTTTCGTTCCAGACATAACCAACCACTGAAGTAAAATGTTCAGAAACCAGGGTTTGCGGTAAAACAACAAAATAGTACTACTATTATTACATCTTCTTACAGATTGAACAATAGT
It includes:
- the LOC127294148 gene encoding putative E3 ubiquitin-protein ligase SINA-like 6, whose translation is MSQGGGGSGDGALLPEPQPQQAVRARTEHMAAEMLDCHACHLPLKPPIFKCDVNHLMCSFCRGAHGESCGRTVAHSTLADDFAAAVFVPCDYEKHGCKVGGVVYHEAAYHRRACQHAPCGCPERCGFSGSLQNLLKHVSEHSRAIFVIHYGQPGAISLPLSWRWQVLVGEDDNDADRRRSVFLLSASERGAEEVEVSLVCIRADGGVPPQFSCKIAVEHSDDGTRQTLESPVMKSSSLSSIAPAPGEMKCLRVKKDYLTGDNVPVTVYIDRLAHPPPFSPKSPAFSPQPSSI
- the LOC127294149 gene encoding short-chain dehydrogenase TIC 32, chloroplastic; translation: MGIWGWPWGRRGLSGFGSASTAEDVAASVDASHLTAIVTGATNGIGKETARVLALRGANVIIPARTLESGMKVKESLAEEVPSSKLHVMEMDLSSLDSVRSFARSFNSSHKHLNVLINNAGIMACPFQLSKDGIELQFATNHLGHFLLTNLLLDKMKSTAKETGVQGRIVNVSSTAHRRSNGSGFDLNKLKDKSKYNAFSAYSHSKLANILHANELSRRFQEQGCDLTANSLHPGVIGTNIARYIVTNSVLTSIFSLAKTFLKDVPQGAATTVYLALHPDAKGVSGKYFAGCNEATPTPVARDAELAKKLWAFSEELVENRSK